One Triticum urartu cultivar G1812 unplaced genomic scaffold, Tu2.1 TuUngrouped_contig_6161, whole genome shotgun sequence DNA segment encodes these proteins:
- the LOC125530225 gene encoding pentatricopeptide repeat-containing protein At5g27270-like, giving the protein MREAMASFVAKLTFREMCVVLREQRGWRQAHDFFSWMKLQLCYEPSVVAYTILLRAYGNAGKIELAEEAFLEMLEAGVEPDAVACGTLLCAYARRGRHGDMMLFYAATRRRGVAPPVSAFNFMLSSLQKHRLHGKVIQLWKHMMEMEEANNVVPNHFTYTVVIGSFVKEGLLEEAMDVMGKMRASRLIPEEATYSCLISLSSRHGRGEQVVMLYEEMRAHGIVPSNYTCASLLALYDKSEDYSKALSLFSEMERSRVVIDEVIYGILIRIYGKIGLYDNAQRTFEEIDSAGLLSDEQTYVAMAQVHMNARNYDKALQVFGLMRSRNVKPSSFSYGALLRCHVAREDIAAAEDVFRALCKYGLPDVFCCNDLLRLYVKLGQLEKASAFILKMRKEDIQLDEALCMTVMEVCCKSGMIADADKILKEMNNGGVTMKSSTMVSMIEMYARNRTSVMQEQDSSSKALACQTDSSALNAALKSLLDTPGGSSIACQLIRKLAREGRTCEAKFLHEQLTQLGVKPEDSATATLIVQYGQEQKLHQAEELFESASTSFPIGAPVYNAMVDALCKCGNIEEAYRLFMKMADQGHSRDVVTISILVTHLTKHGKFQEVENIIHGCFHGEVELDTVVYNTFIKSMLESGKLYSAVNIYDRMISTGVRRSLQTFNIMISVYGLGGKLDKAAEMFAAAQELGLLIDEKIYTNMLNFYGKAGRHQEASSLFDRMKELGIMPGKISFNSMINAYATSRLHDEAEIVFQEMQSHGQVPDSTTYLALIRSYSESRCYSKAEKAIQMMLSSGITPSCPHFSHLIIAFLKADQIDEAQRICGQMQEIGVAVDLACCRAMMRAYLEHGRVDEGISLFETTRGSLKPDSFILSAAFHLYEHSGSEPEAGDVLEAIGLHGASFLRSLKVGSKLEPT; this is encoded by the exons CTCGTGGATGAAGCTCCAG CTGTGCTACGAGCCCAGCGTGGTCGCCTACACCATCCTCCTCAGGGCGTATGGCAACGCCGGCAAGATCGAGCTCGCCGAGGAGGCGTTCCTGGAGATGCTCGAGGCCGGCGTGGAGCCGGACGCGGTGGCGTGCGGCACCCTGCTGTGCGCGTACGCGCGCCGGGGGAGGCACGGCGACATGATGCTCTTCTACGCCGCGACGCGCAGGCGCGGTGTGGCGCCGCCCGTCTCCGCCTTCAACTTCATGCTCTCCTCCCTGCAGAAGCACAGGCTCCACGGCAAGGTGATCCAACTCTGGAAACACATGATGGAAATGGAAGAAGCCAACAATGTGGTGCCAAATCACTTCACATACACAGTTGTGATCGGTTCATTTGTCAAGGAGGGTCTCCTGGAGGAGGCCATGGATGTCATGGGGAAGATGAGGGCCTCCCGACTCATCCCGGAGGAGGCGACGTACAGTTGCCTGATCAGCTTGAGTTCCAGGCATGGCAGAGGGGAGCAGGTTGTGATGCTCTATGAGGAGATGAGGGCTCATGGCATTGTCCCCAGCAACTACACATGTGCATCCCTCCTGGCACTCTATGACAAGAGTGAGGACTACTCGAAGGCGCTCTCGCTCTTCTCGGAGATGGAGCGAAGCAGGGTTGTCATTGATGAGGTCATCTATGGGATCCTCATTAGGATCTATGGTAAGATCGGGCTCTACGACAATGCACAACGCACTTTTGAGGAAATTGACAGTGCGGGTCTTCTGAGTGATGAACAGACTTATGTGGCAATGGCTCAAGTTCACATGAATGCTCGCAACTATGATAAGGCATTGCAGGTTTTCGGTTTGATGAGATCGAGGAATGTGAAGCCTTCATCGTTCTCTTACGGCGCTCTTCTTCGATGCCATGTCGCGAGGGAAGACATAGCTGCAGCTGAAGATGTCTTCAGAGCTCTGTGCAAATATGGTCTCCCTGATGTGTTCTGCTGCAATGACCTACTGAGATTATATGTCAAGCTGGGCCAGCTAGAGAAGGCAAGTGCATTCATTCTGAAGATGAGAAAAGAAGATATCCAGCTTGATGAGGCCCTCTGCATGACTGTAATGGAAGTTTGCTGCAAAAGCGGGATGATCGCCGATGCGGATAAGATACTGAAAGAGATGAACAATGGTGGAGTGACCATGAAGAGTTCAACAATGGTTTCTATGATAGAGATGTATGCTAGAAACAGAACCAGTGTGATGCAGGAACAAGATAGTTCGTCGAAGGCACTAGCCTGTCAGACCGACAGTTCGGCACTGAACGCGGCGTTGAAGTCATTGTTGGACACACCTGGGGGTTCGTCCATCGCATGCCAATTGATCAGAAAATTGGCTAGGGAAG GGAGGACATGTGAGGCAAAATTCCTTCATGAACAGCTGACTCAGTTGGGAGTCAAGCCTGAAGATTCAGCAACAGCCACTCTCATTGTCCAATATGGCCAGGAACAGAAGTTACATCAAGCAGAGGAACTGTTTGAGTCAGCATCGACATCGTTTCCAATAGGAGCGCCTGTCTACAATGCCATGGTCGACGCATTATGCAAGTGCGGCAATATCGAGGAGGCGTATCGTCTCTTTATGAAAATGGCTGATCAAGGCCATAGCAGAGATGTTGTGACAATTAGCATACTTGTCACTCACCTGACCAAACATG GAAAGTTTCAGGAGGTGGAGAACATCATACATGGCTGCTTCCATGGTGAAGTTGAGCTTGATACTGTTGTGTATAATACATTTATCAAGTCGATGCTCGAGTCAG GCAAACTATACTCAGCTGTCAACATATATGATCGCATGATATCCACTGGGGTTCGTCGGTCCTTGCAGACTTTCAATATAATGATAAG TGTTTATGGCCTAGGAGGAAAGCTGGACAAGGCTGCTGAAATGTTTGCTGCTGCACAAGAGCTAGGCTTGCTGATCGACGAGAAGATATACACTAACATGCTTAACTTCTATGGAAAGGCTG GGAGACATCAGGAGGCGTCTTCACTATTCGATAGAATGAAGGAACTTGGTATCATGCCTGGAAAG ATCAGTTTCAACTCCATGATCAATGCCTATGCCACTTCCAGGCTGCATGATGAAGCAGAGATTGTTTTCCAGGAGATGCAATCACACGGTCAAGTTCCCGACTCGACGACGTACCTTGCATTGATCAGATCATACTCAGAAAGTAGATGCTACTCCAAAGCTGAGAAAGCCATCCAGATGATGTTGAGCAGCGGCATAACCCCTTCATGCCCTCATTTTAGCCACCTCATTATTGCCTTTCTGAAGGCAGACCAGATTGATGAAGCCCAGAGGATCTGCGGCCAGATGCAGGAGATTGGTGTGGCTGTTGATTTAGCATGTTGCCGGGCAATGATGAGGGCGTACCTTGAGCACGGTCGCGTCGACGAGGGCATATCGCTCTTCGAGACAACACGCGGGTCACTGAAACCTGACAGCTTCATCCTGAGTGCTGCATTTCATCTCTATGAGCATTCAGGCAGCGAGCCTGAAGCTGGGGATGTGCTGGAAGCCATCGGTCTACATGGTGCCTCTTTTTTGAGAAGTTTAAAGGTTGGATCAAAGTTGGAACCAACTTAA